From Candidatus Palauibacter australiensis, a single genomic window includes:
- a CDS encoding Uma2 family endonuclease — MSLPYITWQDALLMPEDGRRHEAIDGELYGTPAPSTRHQLVSGRLLTALGDILDHPGYGEMFITMTAVEFPETREGVMPDLMFVSSERRGIITENWLVGAPDLVIEITSPVTEDRDRGIKLDLYRRQGVREYWIVDPDRNVVDVWRFGEEPEEERFKTELPVRLGADQVGAIDLKVVFSRDLFRYREAVVHRIGRRRSVESGMMKPATIGADLETTAARSYDVSTMQIPSITWQDVQQMPEDGNRYEAIEGDVYMTPAPTFRHQRVSLRLLVALDRILEQPGHGVVVQAPFGVEFPATGEGVQPDLLFVSNERRGLITDAGLTGAPDLVVEILSPSTASRDRGLKLRLYERQGVREYWIVDADENTVDAWRFGEDPAHERFEATLPVRLGTERVGAIDLEAVFAPDL, encoded by the coding sequence ATGTCACTTCCCTACATCACCTGGCAGGATGCCCTCCTGATGCCGGAGGACGGACGTCGCCACGAAGCGATCGATGGCGAGTTGTACGGCACGCCGGCCCCGAGCACGCGCCACCAGCTTGTCAGCGGGCGTCTCCTCACGGCGCTGGGCGACATCCTGGACCATCCGGGATACGGCGAGATGTTCATCACCATGACGGCCGTCGAGTTCCCTGAGACGCGCGAGGGCGTCATGCCGGACCTCATGTTCGTGTCCAGCGAACGACGGGGGATCATCACGGAGAACTGGCTCGTGGGCGCGCCGGACCTGGTGATCGAGATCACTTCTCCGGTGACGGAAGACCGGGATCGTGGGATCAAGCTCGACTTGTACAGGAGGCAGGGAGTTCGCGAGTACTGGATCGTCGATCCCGACCGGAACGTAGTCGACGTGTGGCGGTTCGGGGAGGAGCCGGAGGAAGAGCGCTTCAAGACGGAGCTACCCGTTCGGCTTGGAGCGGATCAGGTCGGCGCGATCGACCTGAAGGTCGTTTTCTCGCGAGACCTGTTCCGGTACCGCGAAGCCGTGGTCCACCGAATCGGTAGGCGGCGCTCCGTTGAGAGCGGGATGATGAAGCCGGCGACCATAGGGGCGGACTTGGAGACCACTGCCGCCCGGAGCTACGATGTGTCGACCATGCAAATCCCCTCGATCACCTGGCAGGACGTCCAGCAGATGCCGGAAGACGGCAATCGCTACGAGGCGATCGAGGGTGACGTTTACATGACCCCCGCCCCGACGTTCCGCCACCAGCGCGTCAGCCTCCGACTGCTGGTGGCCCTGGACCGGATCCTGGAACAGCCCGGGCACGGCGTGGTCGTGCAAGCGCCGTTCGGTGTCGAGTTTCCGGCCACGGGAGAAGGCGTTCAGCCGGACCTGTTGTTTGTCTCCAACGAGCGGCGTGGACTCATTACAGACGCGGGGCTCACGGGCGCGCCGGACCTCGTCGTCGAGATCCTCTCACCTTCCACGGCCAGCCGCGACCGGGGCCTCAAGCTCCGCCTCTATGAGCGACAAGGCGTGCGCGAGTACTGGATCGTGGATGCGGACGAGAACACCGTCGACGCGTGGCGGTTCGGGGAGGATCCCGCACACGAGCGCTTTGAGGCAACCCTCCCGGTCCGGCTCGGAACCGAACGGGTAGGTGCGATCGACCTGGAAGCCGTGTTCGCGCCCGACCTCTGA